A single Ziziphus jujuba cultivar Dongzao chromosome 11, ASM3175591v1 DNA region contains:
- the LOC107431996 gene encoding protein PELOTA 1, translating to MKSVGDNKSRIVVVETKAGKKNSLNEVLHDDTVMNLIKDTRAVMEIRAFMEFVDLLSSHSDRACYGTKSVEAAHELLAIETLWITDDLFRNAEIATRKKYIGLVNAVKNAGGNTFVLSPNHVSGEELAKLTGIAATLRFPVPGLDDMEI from the coding sequence ATGAAGTCGGTGGGAGACAACAAGTCACGCATTGTCGTTGTGGAGACGAAGGCAGGAAAGAAGAACAGTTTGAATGAGGTTTTGCACGATGATACAGTGATGAACTTGATCAAGGACACCCGAGCTGTGATGGAAATTAGGGCTTTCATGGAGTTTGTGGATTTGTTATCCAGCCATTCGGATCGTGCATGTTATGGTACAAAGAGTGTCGAGGCGGCTCATGAACTTTTGGCGATCGAAACGCTCTGGATTACAGATGATTTGTTTAGGAATGCTGAGATTGCAACGAGGAAGAAGTATATAGGATTGGTTAACGCAGTGAAGAATGCTGGAGGAAATACTTTCGTGCTTTCGCCGAACCATGTGTCCGGTGAAGAACTGGCTAAGCTCACCGGTATTGCAGCCACATTGAGGTTTCCCGTACCTGGTCTTGATGATATGGAAATCTAA